The following coding sequences are from one Peromyscus eremicus chromosome X, PerEre_H2_v1, whole genome shotgun sequence window:
- the LOC131899720 gene encoding uncharacterized protein LOC131899720 has protein sequence MNLLIHNTQRFAKMKEFIFKFSGLICSTAALVLEIILANSQCWRLWEFNNEGVQFVSIGLWKAYYAQEFNISGSMTRMLVHTPLNSTWNKSSELQYLQVLIAWAILMKLLVVIFTSVAIKISCLEDPLIEIQLFCYKMSAITLAVSSIFTLVTVTLNHLVDIYGQITLDFSPDFPVKKEDIIKKHCTNVFPMGVLIATMSLFGVIMFLYEIISLTVQSQVKAQCASNLAEQVI, from the exons ATGAATCTTCTTATCCATAATACACAAAG ATTTGCCAAAATGAAGGAGTTCATCTTCAAGTTCAGTGGCCTGATTTGCAGTACAGCAGCTTTGGTGCTCGAAATCATCCTTGCAAACAGCCAATGCTGGCGCCTGTGGGAGTTTAACAACGAGGGTGTGCAATTTGTGTCAATTGGACTCTGGAAAGCTTATTATGCTCAGGAATTTAACATCTCTGGTTCTATGACCAGGATGTTGGTTCACACCCCTCTCAATTCAACCTGGAACAAGTCATCAGAACTTCAGTATTTACAAGTCCTGATAGCTTGGGCCATTTTGATGAAACTCCTAGTCGTGATTTTCACTTCAGTGGCCATTAAGATCAGCTGTCTGGAAGATCCACTCATTGAGATCCAGCTGTTTTGCTACAAGATGTCTGCCATAACTTTGGCTGTGAGCAGCATTTTCACGCTTGTTACTGTGACCTTGAACCACCTGGTAGACATCTATGGGCAAATCACTCTTGACTTTTCACCTGACTTTCCTGTTAAAAAGGAGGACATTATAAAGAAACACTGCACAAATGTGTTCCCAATGGGTGTCCTGATAGCCACGATGTCACTCTTTGGCGTGATTATGTTTCTCTATGAGATAATCTCTTTGACAGTGCAGAGTCAGGTGAAGGCCCAGTGTGCTTCCAACCTGGCTGAGCAAGTGATCTGA